The Pseudoalteromonas carrageenovora IAM 12662 DNA window GTTTTTACCCAGTTTACCAGACATGCCTGCTAGGCAGTCTAACAGGGGAGAGCGAAGGCCTAGACCACCTCAGCATATGGGGCAAAGAGATCATCGCCCACCACCAGAGTATGCAGCGCATTACGTATTACTTGATAAGAATAAGCAGCGTATCTTTGGTAAGCTTTTTGACGACTTAAGATATATAAATACACCTGTTGTTTTAAATGGCGAAACAATCGCCTATTTAGGTGTATCAAAAAGAAAAAGCTTAGCGGATGGCTATGAACTCGATTTTTTAAAGCAGCAAACTAATTACCTGTGGCTTATAGCACTTACTGCTGGGCTACTTACTTTATTGTTGTCTTTTTTATTATCGAGGCATTTAGTTGGCCCAGTAAAGCAGATTGCTAATGGCATGCACAAGCTTACTAAGGGGCAATACAGTACGAAGCTTTCGCTTGAGCGAAAAGACGAATTAGGCCAGCTTAGTGAAGACTTTAATACGCTTGCCTTTACGCTTGCCAAAGACGAGCAAGTACGTAAACGTTGGCTTGCTAATATTTCTCACGAACTTAGAACGCCAATGAGTATTTTACTTGGTGAGCTTGAAGCTATGTTACTAGGAATACGCGAACCAAATAATAAAAATATAAGTTCTGCGAACGACGAGGCGCTGCATTTAAAACGCTTAATTGACGATTTACATATGTTAAATAGTGCTGAGTTAGGTGGTATGCACTACACCAAACAACCAACTGATATTGGTTTATTATTAAATTCTATTGAGCAAAAATACCAAGTACTATTTGAGCAACATAAAATAAATTTTTATTTATTAAATAGCTCCAAGCATGCCATTGTTGAAGCAGATAAAACACGTATATTACAGTTGCTTGATAATATTTTAATGAATGCAGTGCACTACGCACAGTGCTCAACTATCTCCTTAACTGCTCGTAATATGGAGATTAAAAACAAGCTTTATTTAGAAATGACGATAGAAGACAATGGCGTAGGGGTTGATAAAACGCACTTATCGCACTTATTTGAGTACTTATACCGCGTTGACAGCGCTCGAAATCGACAAGAAGGTGGCTCTGGTTTGGGCTTATCAATTTGCCAGCATATTGTTAAAGGCCATCAGGGTGAAATAGCGGCTGAAAAAGCAAGTTTAGGTGGTTTAGCGATTATTATTCGCCTGCCTTTAGTAAAGGTTTAGAGGACAGTATGGAAGATCAAATACTTATTGTTGAAGATGAAATAAAGTTAGCACACTTAATGAGCGACTTTTTAACAAGTCATCATTACGCAACACACATCATTAATCACGGTAATGAGGTGCTACCTTGGCTTGAGCACAACCGACCAAGCTTAATATTACTCGATATAATGTTACCTGGGCAAAGTGGTATTGAGCTGTGTAAAGCGATAAGAAAGTTCTCTAATGTGCCTATTATTATGGTATCGGCAAAAGTAGAGGAAATAGATCGTCTACTCGGCCTAGAATTAGGAGCCGATGACTATATATGCAAACCGTTTAGCTATGCTGAGCTGGTGGCGCGTGTAAAAGCTATTTTAAGGCGCTTAACAAGCATTACAGATATTAGCTCATCAACAATGAAGCTAGATGAAAGTACTTACAGTGTTCAATACAAAGCAACCAGTATAGAGCTTACAAATTTTGAGTTTCAGTTATTTAAACCTTTATTTAATAACCCAAATCGTATTTTTTCGCGTGATAGCTTAATGGATACTATGTATGCAGACCAACGTATTGTGAGTCATCGAACTATAGACAGCCACATTAAAAAGTTACGCAAAAAGCTTGATGAAGTAACCCAAACCGACAGTGTGATTCAGTCGGTTTATGGGGTGGGGTATCGCTTTGTACATCCTCAATAGGTAAGTATTGGGTGTTTTTATTCTTCGTCAGCGTTTTTAATGCGCTCTAAACGGTCGAACTCTTCATATTCGGCCGCTTGAATTTCATCAAGAATAGCATCTACGTCAGCAGCTTCGGTGCTGTCTTCAAACTCACCGCTTAAGGTTGTATTTGGAGTTAGGCTTGCTTCTTCAAATAAAGCCCACATTTCTTTAGCGTATTGCGTTTTTAATAAACTCGGCGCAAATTCACCGTAGTAACGGCGCATATTGTTTACATCGCGAGTAAACATAGCTTGAGCACTGTTATTAGCTGCAGCGTTGACGGCTTGAGGTAGGTCAATTATTACTGGACCATTAGTATCTACAAGCACATTAAACTCAGATAAGTCACCATGAATAATACCCGTGCAGAGCATAAGTTTGATGTAGTGAATCATCATTTTATATTGCTCTATAGCTTGCTCTTGGGTAAGCGTTACATGACCTAATTGCGGAGCTACATCACCATCTTCATCACACACAAGCTCCATTAACAGTACGCCATCAATACAATAATAAGTGTCGGGAACTCTTACGCCAGCTCGTGATAAACGTGAAAGGGCGTCTACCTCAGCATTTTGCCAAATCTCTTCTTCTAATTGACGGCCATAGCTTGAACGTTTACCCATTGCACGAGCTTGCCGTCCGCCTCTTACTTTGCGGCCTTCTTGATATTGGGCTGCTTTTTTAAAGCTACGCTTAACAGCATCTTTGTAAACTTTAGCGCAGCGAATTTCACCACTACTACGTACTACAAATACATCGGCTTCTTTACCACTCATTAAGCGGCTGATCACTTCGTCGATTAAACCATCATCAACAAGAGGTTGTAAGCGTTTAGGTATTTTCACAGTTGTACTACTAGAAAAATTGGAAGGTTAAACATGTAATTTAAAGAGTCCTTAAATATTTGTAATGTGTATTAACAGTATACGCTAGCTGTTTTTATACTGTGCACAATAACCGAAATTATGACTAAGGTAAAAATAACATGATAAAAACCGAGTTTATTTTCACTTCCTTATTGTTTGCACATTGTTTGCTATTTTCAAGCGTAATATATAAATACACCCTAATTAATATTTTACGCAAGGCTACCACTATGAAAAATTTTTCAATCTTTGCAGCTGTTACATTATTATCAGTGGCTTTTTCTGCCAATGTGGCCGCTAGAGGCGGTGATAACCCACCACCTAAACCTGACTTTTCAAGCATAGATACAGATGGCGATGGTGTTATAAGCTTTGCTGAATTTAGTGAAAGCGCGCCACCACAAGGTGATGCGCAAACTATTTTCGATGAAATAGACGCTGATGGAAATGGCGAAATTAGCGAACAAGAATTAAGTGAACATAAGCCACCACGTCGTAGTCGTTAAAGGAGATTTAAAATGATCAACAGTATTGGTAGTTCATCGAGTTTTATGACTCAACAAAGTAGCCAAGTGAGTGCTTTAACCACTGAACAAACTGACTTTGTAAAAGAAACACTTGCTGAGTTTGATCCAGAAAACTTAAGTGCAGAAGATGCGCAAAGTATTCAAGCTGCATTTGAAGAGCAAGGTATTTCGCCTACAAAAGAGCTTGCCGATTTAATGAGTGAGCTTGAATTTGATGCTAAAAGCATTGGTGATGCAGGACGACCTGAAGGGCA harbors:
- a CDS encoding ATP-binding protein; amino-acid sequence: MKIHNKLFLILFSFTFSIIAGLVVLIQYSIGQGVIDFVNAKELKALEPLAAQLAKQYERNASWKKIIGDDQRFLRLVESQLQSSQFLPSLPDMPARQSNRGERRPRPPQHMGQRDHRPPPEYAAHYVLLDKNKQRIFGKLFDDLRYINTPVVLNGETIAYLGVSKRKSLADGYELDFLKQQTNYLWLIALTAGLLTLLLSFLLSRHLVGPVKQIANGMHKLTKGQYSTKLSLERKDELGQLSEDFNTLAFTLAKDEQVRKRWLANISHELRTPMSILLGELEAMLLGIREPNNKNISSANDEALHLKRLIDDLHMLNSAELGGMHYTKQPTDIGLLLNSIEQKYQVLFEQHKINFYLLNSSKHAIVEADKTRILQLLDNILMNAVHYAQCSTISLTARNMEIKNKLYLEMTIEDNGVGVDKTHLSHLFEYLYRVDSARNRQEGGSGLGLSICQHIVKGHQGEIAAEKASLGGLAIIIRLPLVKV
- a CDS encoding EF-hand domain-containing protein, producing the protein MKNFSIFAAVTLLSVAFSANVAARGGDNPPPKPDFSSIDTDGDGVISFAEFSESAPPQGDAQTIFDEIDADGNGEISEQELSEHKPPRRSR
- a CDS encoding PA4780 family RIO1-like protein kinase is translated as MKIPKRLQPLVDDGLIDEVISRLMSGKEADVFVVRSSGEIRCAKVYKDAVKRSFKKAAQYQEGRKVRGGRQARAMGKRSSYGRQLEEEIWQNAEVDALSRLSRAGVRVPDTYYCIDGVLLMELVCDEDGDVAPQLGHVTLTQEQAIEQYKMMIHYIKLMLCTGIIHGDLSEFNVLVDTNGPVIIDLPQAVNAAANNSAQAMFTRDVNNMRRYYGEFAPSLLKTQYAKEMWALFEEASLTPNTTLSGEFEDSTEAADVDAILDEIQAAEYEEFDRLERIKNADEE
- a CDS encoding response regulator, coding for MEDQILIVEDEIKLAHLMSDFLTSHHYATHIINHGNEVLPWLEHNRPSLILLDIMLPGQSGIELCKAIRKFSNVPIIMVSAKVEEIDRLLGLELGADDYICKPFSYAELVARVKAILRRLTSITDISSSTMKLDESTYSVQYKATSIELTNFEFQLFKPLFNNPNRIFSRDSLMDTMYADQRIVSHRTIDSHIKKLRKKLDEVTQTDSVIQSVYGVGYRFVHPQ